The Lasioglossum baleicum chromosome 5, iyLasBale1, whole genome shotgun sequence genome segment GATCGGTTTTGGTCATGGCCACTCACCATCAAAACATGGTTCTACAATCAAAGATCTGATGTTTCCATGCTCAACAACGTTGCAAAGATTTGTTCGCACAGTCGCAAGCTAATTCAGCCAAAAAATTGCTTAAATACACTTTCCTCTGATTATTCACACGATCTGCATTTGTCTTGGTTATTTACCATAAAAAGATAATGTTAGAGTTAAAGATCCAACTCTTACAATGGTTTTGCAAAGATTTGTTCACACAGTGACGTGGTAATTGGACGAAAgaattatgtatttaaatatattttaccaTCGTGAAAAATCTAGCTCTTATAGTGCTCCACAAGATGAGGAAATTCAATATCAAAGTACGTATTTTTCAACAGCATTTACCAATTCACTGTTTTCATATTAAAACGGAACAACTTTAAAATGATCGAACCTCTTCCGGcgatatttatgaaattttcgGTCGCAACGTGCAGTTTTATATTATGCAAATGACTTTATATTAACATATATCCGACCAGATGACGAATATTCGTCATTTGGGGTTGCCGATGAAACACAAATTTTTGGAGTTCGGTCGGATATGTGTTAATGCATAGTTAATTCATATCATGCTGCGCGCGATACCATCCTTCTCAATTTAGAAGAGATAATAATGAGAGAGAATTTCAGCTGGAGATACGAAATATTTTTAAGTGATCGTCAATAATTCATCGCAGGATGAAAAGTTTCCGCGCGCCGTGCGAATAACGCACTAATTGCAATGAACAATAGTATAATCCATCAGGTGGATTCAATGTATGCGTGTACATGCAGAAGCATCgtgtttatataaaatttcaagtaTAATATATTTCACGGTAACAGCGCGCTCGATGTAATTAGAGGTGAAACTGTTGCTCCACATTTAAATTAATGTCTCGTTAACATCGCGGGGCAAACATTtaaaatgtatatatttttgGTCTGATTTAACTGCACGGCCGTGTATCATTATGAGCGAATTACATTAGCGTGACACGTGACAGAATTTacgtataaacaaaattatgCCTTTTGTCACGTAACAACCGTGTCGTATTAGTTACACCGCGGTAGGCTCTTTGagtgtagaaaataaaaaaaaggacACGTTATCGTGCAAACGCAATCGTTGCTAGCGTGAATTATTGTTATGTTACATCAACGAATGTAATTCTGTCCGAGCGGAAACATTATTTCCGCCTCGAGAATGTTTTACGTGGGTTTTGAGCATGAAAGAGTGTGCGATAAGTGTACGGCTAAAGAAATCAAAGCAGCGGGAGCACAtcagagttggacaaaaatttaatcgacgattgacgattaacttcatcaatcgattgattcaatcgtcgatttttcaatgattacctttttagtcgtacacattaatcaatcaatcttgattaaaattttaatcgattaatgcccaactatGGAGCACATCTAATTTTCTACTAATCACAAGAAGCTCAGAATTGAAGCTaaatcaaatattaaaataaaaattatttgtgaCTGTATTTTAGCACAGTTTTCTTCACCTTCAGAAAAAGTTACAACGTTTAATTATAATGTATAAAccattttgctatgactaaaattcgaaaagactattagtaatttttaaatattagtcgattattgcccaactctgatcctTAACtccaattaacgactaaactaggaaattaattgttaattgcgattaacgattgaagtagaaatttattcgtcaatcgttgactaaatttttgcccaactctgctttaGAATTTCGTTTGTGTGTGACAATTGTGAGAACGTCGGCGATCTGTTTCGTATAATAAGATTGTAAAAAGGGTAATGCGCATAGTACGAGTGCAAAGAAAGTATGAATAAAAGTATGCACCGGGGGCAGAAACGATTTCCCAGAATTGTTATCAGTGTCAGCACGTTATTTTAACAAATACTAACCACATTAAGTCGGTCATAAATGCGTGGCGCAGCCAAAAGCCGAAGATTAATTTGAAATTCGAATTTCATCGCCAAATCTTGATAAAGAAAATCCGAGAACGGTCTGTAATTCCAGAACATAGCGAGAGATGGATGTGTGCCAAAAAGCCGCGCGTCCAACTGGACTGTCGACATAGAAACTGGCCAAAAACCAAATTTACAAAATGCATAAACAGTGATTAATATCGGAATCTAGAGTTTGGATGGATGTCACGACGACGTGGACGGTTTATTGTCGTGTACAGAACAAACCTTATAGAACAAAAGTGATGAAGCAATGCGCTATTCTAGGAGTGAGTAGGCCAGGAATATAGTGTAGTGCGAGTGTCATTGGCATCGGAAATGAAGTTGCTCCCGATTTATATTGAAACGTTGCGCAGCGTTTTATATCTTTTATACATTTCCATTAAGACATTTCACATTTGTGTTTCACAAttgatttggaaaatttttgtttcagttATTAAAAAGGAAAGTGATTTCTTATCAAGACCAATTTAACGAATGTATTTCCGTTCATAACAAAACCGGTTGCATAATACTGCGTTATTGTATAATACACGAAAAGACCAACATGTTCATTGCGTGGAAAATATGGAGAAAGTACTAATAGATTTCCTCTACTCACTGTTTCAAAATGCATGCACTATCTTAACATTTACGAAAACATAAAATCataattttcgatttaaaaaaattagtatgATTCAATATGATTATAAATCGTttcaatataattataaaatgaaattgcatgcattgaaaatgaaaatatttgctGTACACAGTATTACGTAACCCATTCTGCAGGCACCTCAATAAAATCCGTACTTTACGCCACCATGGAAATTTTCATTgatctcgaaaattttttcgaaggaACAACAAAAAAATATGGGTGTCGAGTGGATGGACGTTCCTCGACACGGACGGCTGCCATAAATAATCGGCGAGTAGACATCGTAAACGTCATAGAGTTTTTCCAAGGTGTAAATCACGCTCAGCAAGCCTCGTTGTAAAATCTTACCCTCGCTGCACTTTCTGCTACCACTGTAAGGCATAAACGTCTGTCTCCCGGTGTGGTTGCTGTTGAAGGGCAAAGTTATGTCCCAGGGAATATTAAAACTCCTTGACGCAACTGCACGACAGCGAAATATAAACAATAGTCGGGCATAAATCACACTGTTAATTACAAAAAGAATCGGAATTAGCCGTCGTTACAGCCAGGCGGTTTGCTACTGTGTTTTCGTTTAAAAGACCATTAATTTCGTTTCTGACATAATGAAAGAGAACTAAGAAATTTGATAATTGTACTTGATAAGTGCGTTTCATAAATTCACTGTATACCTATAGTCAGAAATGTATGTTGCAATAAGGCtgcattaaaatgcactaaatttCCATTCTAACCATTTCATTTGTATATTTGCTTCCGAAACATgacataaaaatgacaagaaataATTGCTTCGAATTTTTTATCGAATCTTATGAATCAGCCGCGATTCGTTATACCACAAAGTACTACAGTTAATTATTCTTTACACATTCTTGCAGAGATGTTGAATTTAGCAACGTTGTTAACAGAGAGAGAAAAGCCAGCAGGTTTTCATATAAAATTGCTTTTGCTGAAGTCGAGGAGTGACAAATTACTTCGGGTTCCCATTTGCCTATCCTGGGAACGCGCGTCCGCAAAAAGCGCAGGCATcaattagatttttaaaaagtggCGAAGTTATTCCGGAGTGTTATTGCGAACGTTTTTCTTTTGGGAGACACGAAGTCGGAAGATTGCGAGCGGGAAGGTTGAAAATTTTAACCGCAGATGCTCATTATCGAGCAGAAACCCGCCCGCGGGACTTTAACAACCGACATGGAACAGGTTCACGCGAACTCGCGAGGGAAATCGGTTGACGAGATTCCGGAGGCGAGAAGAGGAAACATATTTTAAAGCAGGGCTGAGCTGGATGGAAGGGACATAAAACACAAGTCGATCAACGATGTCAGATCGCATAAGCGGCGGTACAAGTTGTATAGCCCGTTGAATGCGGTGGCATGCAGACCCGGTGCGCCTCTCGGAGCGTTTCGCGAACCCCCGGCAAGTATCGCGAAAAACTTAGTTTCGCCGGGACGATAAATCATCTTGAAATTCGCTCGGGCTGACAGGCATGTAGTTTTACGAGGACCTGCACGCAAAATGCAAAGCAGCCCCCGCGAGCCCTATGGACGTGCACCGCAATTAATTAGCGTTTCGTGATACCCATGCATGTGCCGAACCATTCTTTTTTATGTCGGCTAACTAAAAACTCCGGGCACGATAAGCTGACGCCATTCGATGATCCCTCCTGGAACAGCAACACCGTTCGAGAAACGGTATCGCGGAATTGCGGCGAAATTGGCACAACTCGAGGAACGCGATTTTTTAACTATATCTATGATACTATCAAAAAACTTTCGTCTTCATAATTCGATCGGTAGAGAATAATTACGTTTCTCTTTCTGACTGGTATATTTTTCCGAGTTTTGTCGCATTGTACATGAATCTTACCGTTCGTGTGATTgaatgattaaataaaaaatacgaTGATTAAGTATTGGTCCTTCGCACGCTATTCATTTCGCAATACtacattttgcattaaaaatgaataaaagattgtactaaacaaaaaataaatcgatAGAATATTTGTGCtgtaataaattcaattttgtgTCACCAGAATTTATACATCgagttattaaataatatattaacgtCCTTTTTCTGATAATAAAGTCAATTGTTGGCAAAAATTATATCGTGCTAAGTTACAGAaagattatattaaataattcctacaataaacaatttttgtcaTTCGCATGCTTTCGTAACTGCAGAATTTTATTGGTATAATATATACACAAGCAGGATGCACTGAACTAAAAATGATTctaaaacaatataaataaatatttataaataaaagatGAAGGTCGATGAGTATGAATTAAATAGATTCTTCCAAAGAAACAATAAgcttattcaaattattttaaataaaacagtATTACAAGAACGAAACTAAaactgtaaaaggaatgacaagAGGGCTTCTGTAAACTCTAGATTATAAGAATAACGTGTTTTATTAAAATCCTTGCACATCCGAAAAATTACACATAAATTCTCACAATGCAAGAtagttctgaaaaaaattatatatatatatctcatttcatttatatgcatttatatatattatatatatttacagtAAACAATATGAATAATCTTCATGATCTTTATCCCACATAAGAAAGTCTGGCTTGTGTGTTCGTGTTTCTTCCGGTGAGtgctataaatattttctacatgCCAAAAATGCGAATCGCAAATAATAAGTCCATCGATAAAATCCATAATTGAACTTGGTAAAGTTATTCCATTCGTTTAGCTTTCCGTAATGCATTATTGCGCAGTTTATTTTCAGCTAGCCGGCTTGTGCTTCGGATACCTCCCATAGGCCGATTCAGGAGACGATGTTTAATTTGATTAATCCTTGGAAACTGGGGGTTAATGACCACATTTCAGTCAGCAATACCTCTATCAATCTAGACCTTGATTCAACACCGatttagaaatatttttgaagGTGTTTCTTCAATATCCCTGTTATTACACCTAGTATAAACAATTACCGACTCAAGCACCGCCATACGTCTCATAAGTGAATGAAACTTTTGGAAACGATTGATCAAAATTAGTCCAAAGCATCCAAGGGTTAATCGTTCACAATGCACGCGAAAGAACAATCCGTTATCGTGGAACGTTAATGTAGTATTTagtcgtcccataaattcgtgtTGGATTCATTATTATACCAAAATATTCTTTATTGGGCAAACAATTAAGTAGTATCAAATccataaaaagtattataatgAAAAAACATTTAAATTCAATAGTGGAACTAGAACGTGATTTATAATAATCTTGGAAGATATGTCTGAAATATTCATCTATATAGGTGAGTAATAACCACCACGAAATTATGGAACAACATATTAGATTTGCTAATATTCTATCGTAATATTCGTGCGAATGAAGAACTCTGATTCCACTATCCTTACAGTTCATGATTCACTTATCAATGTCAGGTACAACGCCTGCACCAACCTGATCAATCACAAATAATTACACGCCGTCACCGTGATTTTTCAATTACCTAAATTCTTCAACATTCAAACAATTCTTTCTTAATCATGATTTCTTAACAAATCCACTCTTTGGAGGTGGGCCGACGGGCTTGCTCGATGTTGGTGCAGTAGGATCCACTCCTATGCCAGGTACTGGTGCGGTTATGCTATTTTTACTAGACGTGGATGGCAACGGCATCAAAGATGGTGAAGGGGTGTTTCGTTCTATCGGGATCGTGTGCTGAGGCAGCTGAGTGTCTGTTTGGATGCCTTCGGAGCCATATATCTCTTTTAGAATCATCAGCATGGTGTCCTCAGATTCCCTAAACACAAATAAGAATATTATGAAGCACGTATTTAATGTTACAAGCTTACCAATTGATAATAGAATTCTAGAAAGTTAACTAACCAGTAGCAGACGTGGCTCCTCACGGCAAAAATGTACTCGTTGATACTTTCCAGTGGCGCTTCCTGGAGAACATAGTCTATTCTTCGTCCACCATTTAGCTTGCCCACTTTATAGTCCTCACAGGCATCATCAGTAACTTGATGATCTTGCACGGACGGTGATTCGTGTAATTGCTCCTCGACCACCTTGTCAATCTCTTCTTCAAGGGTGCTATTATCTGGCTTGTGAAACCCTGCTAGACTGTAGACGGAGTTCCACGTGTTCCTCACGGAGTCGAGCAACCTCTGCTTCAAATCCGCCCCGACGCGAGCCATTATTTCTCTAACTTCTGCAATATAATGCGAAACAATGTTTGGTTATTCGACTGCaaatctttataaaaattccTATTTTCACCATTCTACATTCAACACTTACCTAAATGCATTCTTTTTCGTCCCTTATGGTGCGGAATTAACATCGGCCGATATTTGCTAGCATCCAAATTAATCAGTGTCTCAACTCTGTACGCAACAGGATCGAATGGGTGGAATATGTTGAAGAAAGCCGGGCACGTTGGTAGCATAAAATCTTCTCCGAGCATGTCAATACCCCGAACTGTTACGAACATACCAATCGGACTACCAAGAGCGAAGAAGGCACGTGGGTGAAAATTCAATTGCGGATAATGTATATAAGGCTGACCGGTTCCAGCAGCACCCATCACATAACTTATCTTTTTACTAAGACGTCTCCTTACAACTCGCTTAGATAATGGCTTTACAGACTCATTGTCTTCCTCATTCTGTAAAAAGATCAATAACGATTCGTCAACATATTAActactaatatattaatttgaaatacatcttttcctctacaattctaATAAACTGTCTTTGAATTGACGGTTCCATAGGAAAGCAATTTATTCCACAATTAAACAAGTCAACACGCATACTAACTGTTTCCTCGTTCTTTTCATTCTCATCGCTGGATTTGTCCTCGATCAACGGTTTCTGATGACACAGAAGATCGAACAGAATCAAGCTGCCCAACGAATGGCCACCTAAATAAATTCCACCGTCGAAGTCGGGGTTCCTGCCTTGGAAAAGTGTGTACAGCCTGTTAATCTCGCTGCCGACTGTTTGCATTATGGTTTGGCAATAGACGGGGCTGGTGTAAAAAAGTATGTCGAGCAACGTGTCGTTGGTGAAGTATCGTAGCTTAGGTATACTAGTCAGCGTGATGGCTTGTAATTTCTTGTCGATCCCGGTGTCTTCGGAGTGGAGCGTTGTGTGCCAGGAGACTGGCAAAAGCTCTATCCTGTTCACGATTCTTTGCTCGCTGGCTGTTCGATAATGTGACTGCACCAGTTGCAGTGCTATGCTCCGGAATTCGTCGACTGCAATCATGCAAAATACATCGTATCATTAAAAATTAACAACCAATCGATTGGataaaaatttgttgttttaTTCAATCATCCTGGGTTGCATCTACCGTATGTATCATAGCTGCAAAATTTATTTAGacattggaaaatttaaaaaatacagttaACTTTTGATATTTTTTGTTCTTTTCGTAATGGAAAACTGGTATGACCCGATGGAGAGTGTCGTTATTCCATAAAGAACAGTCGATTTCGGAATTTCATCTAGAATATGTACAGAGTGAGTCACCTCAGACAAATAGCAtgaggaaaacaattttttcgaacCCATCTTTTGTGAGTTTTTAAGGTGACCGACGCTATAAAAAGACTACAAAAGGTATATTTTAGTTTTGTTTTGTTTCTCAAGTATTAAGTCTTTACAcaagattaaaattaaaatatctacaTTTTAAAATACATACCAACTTCCTCGACAGTTCTGAATTTCAAATCGCAGACACTTCCTATACCATGGACAAGGAACAGAAGATGATCCACCTTGTCAGGCTCGCCATCTTCAATGTGAAATTCGTCCAGACCCCGTTTGATTGTCCGTGGCCTACTGACAGCACCCTGTAAATATGCACTGTCCTCCTGTACAAATCATGATTGAACATTTCCAACAGAGTCATGCGTGCATTAGTCTCAACAAATAATGCGCCACCGAAAGCACTTTCACCGAAGTTATTGCAGCAAGTGTTACGGTTCGAGTAGAATGCTCAACTATGCCGATAACTATCAAATTCGTATTCTAGAAACAGTGAATTTATCATTCATTTTCAGTGGTTCTAAACTTTAAGAACTCTAAATGTTTCGAAAGGCAAAATGTTTTGTTTCATAATATTTTCACAGTTGCCGGCACAATTGCAAAGGCTATACAACATTCTGGCATTTATTTAACTATGGACTAACTATAGCAAAGCTGTAGCAGATAAATTAACGTTTCAAGTGTGTAAACATATTCAATGAAGTATTATGTGCAGATTAACAACTGGTTCGAAACGAGTCTGTAGTGATCAGTTAGGGGTTAACGACTGAAAATTTACCGTGCTATTGCTCCAGGAACCCGACGCCTCCGGAGACGTAGAAGTGTAATGAAGTTGGACCGTGGCCCCGTAGAAAATGATGTACTCCCCGTTGTTCAAATCGATCCTCCGATTCCACCTATTCGTCATACAAGCCACCTTGTACTCCTCTTCAAGTTTCGCGGCTGTACTCTCGTCGTAGGGTGTGTAGGTTGATTCGTTGCTCCCTTTGAAGAACCAGGAACATCGTCGTACTTCCGTCGATGCCCCGCTCCAATAAACGGGAGATCGTTGGCGTCGTAAAATGTCGACATCGTAACGACCGCCGTCGGTAGCGATGGTGGTCTCCGGGGTAATTTCAGGGGAATTATGAACCTCTTCTAAGCGCAAGCTATCTTGCATGGAAAACGGATGCCATAATACTTTGTGTTCCACCTCTTTGCGATAGAACCAATGATGATACACCGCCCTGTACTGCATGCGTTTGTCTAACGGATCCACAGCCTAGAATTCATTATGAGACAATATTCATTAGTTGGGATCTCGTTTACTTTCATCCCCGTGCAACCTCCCAGAGTTGTAATAAAAGATACTTCAGTAATAGTGAAATCATTTTCGTGTGACACTTCGGTTTGAGCAATTCTTCAGATTTTCAATTCGTTCAGAAAATTTCATAGTTTTAAACAAATATATCTAATTACAAGTGGGACCGAATAATTTCACTTTTTTTAGACGTTAGGGGGATTAGTTTACGGTGCAAACAGAAAATCATGTCTCACCAGGTTTTGAGATTCGGGGCTCAGGCCGTCCGGAGTGGTGCGGCAACCGAGCGGGTTAATTGACATTTGAACTGGATTCAGAGTGGCGGTACCCGTCGGCTCGGGTACATTTGTGATCCCAGGAGGCATGGGCGGGAAGATGCTGTCGTTTCCAGTCGCCGCGTCATACGTTTGCGGCGGTCCAGTCAGACTCTCGAAGTAATGTTGAGCCTGGTTCACTGGCAGCTGTGGCGGTTGCACGAAAGGGGACACATACGGTTGATATCTCGGTGCCGGTGGTTTATGCAACTCGCTTTGAAATTGCAGAGGATTGTACAGTGGCGGTGGTGGGGCAGGTTGAGTGCTACCTGGCGTGCCAACAATCCCGGCATTAGAAGCTGATGAACTGGTGTCCCAGAACGGTTGAGAAGCTTGAGGATTATCGAAGTACGAGTTCAAGACCGTATTCGCCTGTGGTTGCTGCGAATCATTTCTCGTGGTGGTCGCTAGCAAATCAACGTTTGCATTGCTTTCCTTAAATTGCAGAGGCGGAAACTGTCCAGTGTTCTGTGTCTCAAAGAACGAAATCGCTGTTTGATCTAATCGTTGATCAGCAAAAGCAGTTGAACTCGAGGTCTCTAGCGTACTATTTAAACGCGACTTTTGTTGCGCTGGCTGCTCCGGAAGAAAGCTAGAGGTCAATGGGAAAGGTTGAAAGTGTTGGAAAGCTGGCACATTCGAAGGCGCAGTATGACCCTGCGCGGCATCAAGCTTTACTTGTTCTACCAATCGTTCTTCGGGGGAAAATGTCACAGGACTTTCTTGTGGGGGGAGCCGAGCAGGTTCTGGCTTCAATAAACTGTTCTTCTCTGTGGTGTCACTAGATATACCATCAGAAGCTTCAGCAGATTGACTGTCTGGTATACTCTCCTCAGGTTTCACAGAAGCTTCGGTAGCTAACTTCGAGGACTCCTCTTCTCTCTCTGCGAGCAAGTGTTCTAGCTTTTCCGAAATCTGGATCGCAGAACTAGGAGCGAACGTTACAGTTGGTTTAGCTTCGGTACCAGATGCAGTGACGATGTCCTTCGAAGCTGGTGGGTCTACCTGACCAGGAAGATGCCTTATAGAACCCTTTCCGGTGTTGGTAGATGTCAGAAAGTCTTGTTGAATGGGGTACGACTCGTACACAGGGTAAGGGAAGTTCACCGGCGTGTTTTGTGGAGTGGCTGTTTCTTGAGCTCGATGGGGAATCGGTCGGGACGATGATTGGGGAACTGTTGTCCTTAAAGGTGCACTTTCGTAGCCAGAATTTGGACTCTGAGGTGTCGCACTTCGCGGTGTACCAGTGGAGCTGTATGAAACTGCGGAAGCATCTGGACTGGACCTGAAGGACTGCTGCAGAGAGTTGGCTTGGGACAGTTGCTCAGGTGTTGAACGTTCAATTGACGGTGAGTGCGTGAATGCAAGTGTTTCGACGGGCTGGTAGGCTGGAACAGAAGCCGCGGATTCGTTCGGGTTGAAGATAGATAGTGGTGCAACGTTCTGTGGGGTGAACACTGACTGCACCGCTGGGGCCGAGTATGGTTTTGACGAGGTTGATGTCAGTTCAGGTGGTGGTGCATATTTGAGGCGTCTCTGGTTGCCAAGTCGATACGAAATGGGTCCTGAAAAGAAGAATAATCAGtcgttattttaagaaatttaaataattcttaaaatgaaaattgagccTCTTCTCAGGTATATGCACGCCATGTTCAGGCAAAAAGACTATTAATAAAGCCGCAAACGAGATATAGATTTAACCAATTATGCAAGATATTTACGTGTTACTGTCAATCGCTCCTGCGTCCTTATACCACTTTAGTGTCATATCCAGTGTTAGAAAAGTTTTTAAGTTTCCTATATAGGACAGGccttataataatatatgtaaaatCGTTCTGgtatgtaatttatttattattcattgaaTACGGTATGTAGACAACTTTTTACACAAACAACGTAACGATTTCTAATAAGGTGAAACCGCCAGAAAATTTTCCGTTCAAAAGTTCTCGTAATATGTTGTTCACGATATATTATGCAATACGATATTTATGTCTAACAAAATGCATCTGCAAATAAATGCACTATAAAGCTCAACAATTGGTTCGACTGTATAACCTTTATGCTTCATAGAAATTACAGCgcaataattaattttccattACTTGTAAATAGCTGTTAATATAACACCATTCGTTCAAGTTTATCGGAAGAGCGATCCACCCTATTCCTCGTTTGCTACACAAGTCGCTATAACTATAAAAAGACTCACCATCACCAGATGAAGATATAGTAGGAGGAGCAGCAGTTGGTTGCGGCGGAGCTGGCAAAGTGGAACTACTTCCGGGATAAAGTTCAGAAGATCTCGTGAAGTTCGTGGGTCGTGTTTCGTAGAAATTAGGAACGGGCGGTGATGTCGTCTCCGTCAACGAACTGCGAGGATCGAACGGTGGCAAATGAGGATTCCTATCTTGCGGATTGGACGTGTTCTCGGGCCCCTGATTTGCTTGAGATGAGTCCCCGGTGATTGACGACAATGACAAATTTGGCAGGGACGACAGTATGGAGGTGAAGTAGCCCTGCTTCACCGGCTGATCTTCCGGAGCCTTTGTCTCCTCGGTGTTCAGAGGTATAGGTGTGAACTCGGCATCAGCGTCGGTCGAAGCCGCCGCTGAAGTATGCGAATTCGCTGATCCCTTCCCTACCACGCTCTCCGATTCGGCATCTGTAAACAATGGAGAATGTTGCCATCAATTTTGGTACGTACAACTTCCTAAAATCACTATTATATTGTACTATTCTGAACccaataaacatattaagaacaaAAATAAGTTTCTATTTAATTCCAGTTTGTGTTGCATGGAATCAGACTCATTGTTTCGAATGCAGCAAGATGCAGAATGTTCCACAAAGAtcagtaaacatttttattaacattttgTCTGGAAAATGTCTTTTACTGAGGTGTGACGAATCGTATGAATCACGTGAATTCATTTAAGCGTAGGAAAAGTTTCTTTAGACTGCAGTGTTTTTAGATGAAAATGAGGATATGCGTTCATCGTTAAACTTATTTGACCTTCCGGTTCACTTTTTATCTTCTACACTGAAACCATCGCTTCTTCATTTTTCGAACTACTTTGGAATCAGACCTACGAGAATTGCACAGAGTAAATATTTAACGTTATGTCACTCTAGATAGTTTCATATGTCTTCTTATATATAGcacatattatttatatttttattttattatttatattaaattagatcAATTTCAGGAAAGAAATGTTCAATGTTTTAGAGACGCTTTCATTGGTAACATTTTCAAGGGAAAACATGTGTTCGGTTTCCCACCGGTCGCGTCGAAATTGAATGACGAACTTATTTGAGTTT includes the following:
- the LOC143209164 gene encoding SEC23-interacting protein isoform X2 encodes the protein MSGASRQVKNPLLSAAGEGFPYENYGENALLVPVTPTTPAVLRDDAESESVVGKGSANSHTSAAASTDADAEFTPIPLNTEETKAPEDQPVKQGYFTSILSSLPNLSLSSITGDSSQANQGPENTSNPQDRNPHLPPFDPRSSLTETTSPPVPNFYETRPTNFTRSSELYPGSSSTLPAPPQPTAAPPTISSSGDGPISYRLGNQRRLKYAPPPELTSTSSKPYSAPAVQSVFTPQNVAPLSIFNPNESAASVPAYQPVETLAFTHSPSIERSTPEQLSQANSLQQSFRSSPDASAVSYSSTGTPRSATPQSPNSGYESAPLRTTVPQSSSRPIPHRAQETATPQNTPVNFPYPVYESYPIQQDFLTSTNTGKGSIRHLPGQVDPPASKDIVTASGTEAKPTVTFAPSSAIQISEKLEHLLAEREEESSKLATEASVKPEESIPDSQSAEASDGISSDTTEKNSLLKPEPARLPPQESPVTFSPEERLVEQVKLDAAQGHTAPSNVPAFQHFQPFPLTSSFLPEQPAQQKSRLNSTLETSSSTAFADQRLDQTAISFFETQNTGQFPPLQFKESNANVDLLATTTRNDSQQPQANTVLNSYFDNPQASQPFWDTSSSASNAGIVGTPGSTQPAPPPPLYNPLQFQSELHKPPAPRYQPYVSPFVQPPQLPVNQAQHYFESLTGPPQTYDAATGNDSIFPPMPPGITNVPEPTGTATLNPVQMSINPLGCRTTPDGLSPESQNLAVDPLDKRMQYRAVYHHWFYRKEVEHKVLWHPFSMQDSLRLEEVHNSPEITPETTIATDGGRYDVDILRRQRSPVYWSGASTEVRRCSWFFKGSNESTYTPYDESTAAKLEEEYKVACMTNRWNRRIDLNNGEYIIFYGATVQLHYTSTSPEASGSWSNSTGAVSRPRTIKRGLDEFHIEDGEPDKVDHLLFLVHGIGSVCDLKFRTVEEVVDEFRSIALQLVQSHYRTASEQRIVNRIELLPVSWHTTLHSEDTGIDKKLQAITLTSIPKLRYFTNDTLLDILFYTSPVYCQTIMQTVGSEINRLYTLFQGRNPDFDGGIYLGGHSLGSLILFDLLCHQKPLIEDKSSDENEKNEETNEEDNESVKPLSKRVVRRRLSKKISYVMGAAGTGQPYIHYPQLNFHPRAFFALGSPIGMFVTVRGIDMLGEDFMLPTCPAFFNIFHPFDPVAYRVETLINLDASKYRPMLIPHHKGRKRMHLEVREIMARVGADLKQRLLDSVRNTWNSVYSLAGFHKPDNSTLEEEIDKVVEEQLHESPSVQDHQVTDDACEDYKVGKLNGGRRIDYVLQEAPLESINEYIFAVRSHVCYWESEDTMLMILKEIYGSEGIQTDTQLPQHTIPIERNTPSPSLMPLPSTSSKNSITAPVPGIGVDPTAPTSSKPVGPPPKSGFVKKS